The Opitutales bacterium region TAGAGTTGTTTGGACCTGTAGATCAAGTGAGTCCGATTAGCGTAAAAGTACGCATGCCGGATCCAGACGATTTGGCATTTCTTGAGGCAGCAAACGCGACAACTGATAAAATATTGGTGACTGGGAATCTGGCTCACTTTCCCGACGATTTATGCAGGCCGGTTTGTGTGCTTTCGCCGGCGCAGGCGGTTGAGCGACTCGCCGAGATGTGACCGCAGCTAAATGCTCTGGAGGGCGGCGCTTGGTCGTAGCCGGTTGTGTTTCTAAAAAACTAATCCGGCAATTTTAGAGCACAAAGCCCCTAACCCGGCTGGAACAGGCTTTGCTTGCCGCCTCATTATGAAGAATTTTGCGGTCAGTTTATTGATAGGTGTGCTTGGGCTGACGTGTGCGTGGGCAGACGAACCTGAGTTTCCGGAGACGGTTCAAAAGAGTTATAAGGTGGGCGTCCCGATGCGGGATGGTGTCGAGCTGGCCACCGATATTTATCTCCCTGATGCCTCGGGCGGACCGTTTCCGACGTTGTTTGTGCGTGATATTTATGGCAATGGCGGTCAGGCGGTGCGGCAGCGTTATGCGCGGCTTGCGACGGCTAATGGCTATGCGTTTGTCTATCAGATTTGTCGGGGGCGCTACGATTCAGGCGGCGAGTGGTACCCTTATTTCGCCGAACAAAACGATGGGGATGATGCCATCAAATGGATCGCGAAGCAGCCTTGGAGCGATGGGCAAGTTGGTATGTTTGGCAGCAGTTACTTGGCCTCGGTGCAATGGTTGGCTGCGCTGAATGATAATCCGGCACTGGTAGCCATTGCACCAGCGGTCAGCCCTGGAAATTATTATCGGGATGTGGCTTACCCTGGGGGGGCTTTCTCTCTGTTGAGCCGAGCGAGTTGGGGGATCGGTCTGGTAGGAGCCCGTACCAACCAAACATACCCGGTAGACTGGATCGGGGGCGTGGATCATCTACCCCTCAAAACGCTTGATCAGGCTCTGGGCTTCGATGTGCGCCACTTCCGAGATTGGCTCGACCATCCGAGTTATGACAGCTACTGGCGTCCGCTGAACCTTGAGGCACGTGCGCCGGAGATGTCGGTTCCGGCCCTAAATATCGGGGGCTGGTATGATGCGTTTTTGCGGAGCACGGTGGGGAGCTATGTCACCATGACTGAGGAAGCGCGCACTGAGGAGGCGCGGCAAAATCAGCGCCTCGTGATTGGTCCATGGCCGCATGGCTGGAATCGCTCGAGCACCACGGGCGATTTGGATTTCGGCGAAGAGGCGATCATCGATTGGGATGCGCTACACCTAGAGTGGTTTGCGCATTGGATGAAGGGTGAGCCGCTTCCTGAGGAGCCGCCGATTCGTATTTTTGTCATGGGCGACAACACCTGGCGATATGAACATGAGTGGCCGCTGGCTCGGACGAAATATACGAACTACTATTTTCATCCAGACGGTAGCCTGTCTTCAGAGATGCCTGAGGCAGCTGGAGAGGTGTTTATGGGCTATACCTACGATCCAAACGATCCCGTGCCAACCCTGGGAGGAAACATCATGCGCTCGGAGGTGCGTGGACCTCGGGATCAGCGTGTGTTGGATGACCGGACCGATATCCTACGTTTTGTTACGGAATCCTTTGAAACGAAGATGGAGATCACGGGACCATTGGTTGCAAAGCTTCATGCATCTACAGATGGGCCGGATACCGATTTTATGGTGAAGCTAGTCGTGGTCAGGCCAGACGGTTTCAGCTTTAACCTGGTCGATGGAGTCATCCGTGCGCGCTATCGCGAGGGCTTCGATACACCCAAGCTCGTCGAGCCCGGGGCAATTTTGGAATACACCATCGATGTGTGGGCCACGAGTTATGTCCTGCAACCGGGCGAGCGCCTGCGGGTTGACATCACCAGCAGTAATTTTCCACGCTTAAATCGGAATCCCAATACGGGTGCACCTTTTGGTGAAACTACGGAACTCCGGGTGGCCGACCAGAAGATATTTGCCAGCCAGATGTATCCGAGCCATATCGTGCTGCCAGTGATCCCTGCGGAGTAGGACTTTTCTACCTGGGAATGCCAAGCTGGGGCTTGGCGTTCCCAGGTGTCTTTATTACTCTTTAGACCTAAATAGCTTCAGCTCAGCTCCTCAGCCAAGGCTTCCGGGTCGATGGTCGGCACCGTGCAATGCGTGCCGATGCAGAGTTGAAAACCATCGGACTGATTGGGATCTTCGGAGGGTAAAAAATAAGCGCGGCGCCAGGGTTTTTCGCCGAGTAGTTCGATCAGTGTCGGCTGAACCGTTTCGGTGCCATTCATGCGGATAACGGCGACCCCCATGAGGTCGCTGACGATGGCCGACATGGCGTGAGCGGCAGAGCTGGAGACGTGGGCGATGAGCGCCGGGGCGACTTCGACGAGGCGTTCGAGCTCTGCGCGGTATTTCCCATCGCCGGTGAGCGCGTGGAGACTGGAGAAAATGTGCATGAGCGCCCCGTTGCTCGATGGGATGGCATTGTCGTGCCATTCCTTTTTGCGGACAGCCAGATCGGTTTGGTCTTGGCTAGTGAAGAAATAGCCTGCCTTTTCGCTATCGCTGAAGTGGTGTATGGCGTAGTCGGTGATGGCTTGAGCCCGATCTATCCAAGGCTGTGCCGCGCCGGGGCGATAGAGCTCGATACGCGATGCGATAGAGAGAAATGCTTCCGCCGTGTAGGTGTAATCCTGGAGGGTGCCCGGTTCGTCAGAGCGTCCTTCGGGGTAGGCGACGCGATACACTGCGCCATCTTCTCCGGTCATTTCTGCCCAAATCCAGGAGGCCGTGTTGACAGCCAGCTCAACCCACGGCCAATGGTTGAGAGCAAACCCAGCCTCTGCGATACCGCGTGCCAATAGGGCATTCCAAGAGGTGAGGCGCTTGGTGTCGCAGCCCGGACGCACGCGTTGTTCGCGGGCTGCGAGGAGCTGTTCTCTGACATCGGCGAGGGATTGGCGTTTTTGGATATCGTTTGTGGCCAGGGCTGGGTTTGAGAGCCCATCTTCGAATGTGCCGGACGAAGTGATGTGGTAGATTTTGCAAAACTCTTTGGCGTCGTCCTCACCCAAGACGGCCTTCACCTGCTCGGGTGTCCAGCAGTAGAAAATACCTTCTTTGCCCTCAGAATCTGCACCCAGGCTGGCGTAAAAACCGCCTGCATCGCAGCGCATCTCGCGATTGAGCCAGGTGATGGTTTCGGAGAGGACTAAGGGGTAAAGTGCGTCCTGATAGCGGAGGAATGCTTTGGCGTATGCATCGAGGAGCAGACCGTTGTCGTAGCCCATTTTCTCGAAGTGGGGAATGAGCCAAAACTTGTCTACACTGTAGCGGCAAAACCCGCCTCCGACTTGGTCGAAGATGCCGCCGTGGGCCATGCCGTGGAGCGTGGTATTGACCACTTGATCGATGCGTTCTGCCAGCTGGGAGTCCTGCTCACATTTGCGGGTCGCCCGCACTGCCATCAGAAAATCTATGGTCATGGACGGCGGAAACTTAGGCGCCCCGCCGAAGCCACCGTATTCATCGTCGTGGGTTTCGGCGATGTGTTGAGCTGCATCAAAGAGGATTTGTGGGTCGAAAGACTTGGCCTGACGCACGTAGGCATCGTTTTGGTGGCTGATATTTTTGAGGATGTTGGCCCCATTTTCCTCACAGTCTTTGCGCGACTTTTTGAAGTGTTCGGAGATCCGCATCAGGAGCTGAGGCCAAGGAATGATTTGGCCGCCTCGGCGGTCGTCGGGTGGGAAGTAGGTGCCGCCAAAAAAGGGCCGCCTGTCGGGGAGGCAGAAGGCGTTGAGGGGCCAGCCTCCGCTTTGGGTGATCATGGTCACTGCATCCATGTAGATTTGATCGACTTCAGGATGCTCTTCGCGGTCTACCTTGATGTTGACGAAGTGTTTA contains the following coding sequences:
- a CDS encoding putative toxin-antitoxin system toxin component, PIN family, coding for MSAPSWVIDTKVLVSAALSAGGNCDAIVRAAVNGRIRLMWSAPILSEYRAVLLRPKFRFQPQQVASLLELFGPVDQVSPISVKVRMPDPDDLAFLEAANATTDKILVTGNLAHFPDDLCRPVCVLSPAQAVERLAEM
- a CDS encoding CocE/NonD family hydrolase, yielding MKNFAVSLLIGVLGLTCAWADEPEFPETVQKSYKVGVPMRDGVELATDIYLPDASGGPFPTLFVRDIYGNGGQAVRQRYARLATANGYAFVYQICRGRYDSGGEWYPYFAEQNDGDDAIKWIAKQPWSDGQVGMFGSSYLASVQWLAALNDNPALVAIAPAVSPGNYYRDVAYPGGAFSLLSRASWGIGLVGARTNQTYPVDWIGGVDHLPLKTLDQALGFDVRHFRDWLDHPSYDSYWRPLNLEARAPEMSVPALNIGGWYDAFLRSTVGSYVTMTEEARTEEARQNQRLVIGPWPHGWNRSSTTGDLDFGEEAIIDWDALHLEWFAHWMKGEPLPEEPPIRIFVMGDNTWRYEHEWPLARTKYTNYYFHPDGSLSSEMPEAAGEVFMGYTYDPNDPVPTLGGNIMRSEVRGPRDQRVLDDRTDILRFVTESFETKMEITGPLVAKLHASTDGPDTDFMVKLVVVRPDGFSFNLVDGVIRARYREGFDTPKLVEPGAILEYTIDVWATSYVLQPGERLRVDITSSNFPRLNRNPNTGAPFGETTELRVADQKIFASQMYPSHIVLPVIPAE
- a CDS encoding thioredoxin domain-containing protein, which translates into the protein MPNRLKDTKSLYLKQHADNPVDWWPWCPEAFEEAKKRDVPVLISIGYSACHWCHVMAHESFEDEYIAGLMNKHFVNIKVDREEHPEVDQIYMDAVTMITQSGGWPLNAFCLPDRRPFFGGTYFPPDDRRGGQIIPWPQLLMRISEHFKKSRKDCEENGANILKNISHQNDAYVRQAKSFDPQILFDAAQHIAETHDDEYGGFGGAPKFPPSMTIDFLMAVRATRKCEQDSQLAERIDQVVNTTLHGMAHGGIFDQVGGGFCRYSVDKFWLIPHFEKMGYDNGLLLDAYAKAFLRYQDALYPLVLSETITWLNREMRCDAGGFYASLGADSEGKEGIFYCWTPEQVKAVLGEDDAKEFCKIYHITSSGTFEDGLSNPALATNDIQKRQSLADVREQLLAAREQRVRPGCDTKRLTSWNALLARGIAEAGFALNHWPWVELAVNTASWIWAEMTGEDGAVYRVAYPEGRSDEPGTLQDYTYTAEAFLSIASRIELYRPGAAQPWIDRAQAITDYAIHHFSDSEKAGYFFTSQDQTDLAVRKKEWHDNAIPSSNGALMHIFSSLHALTGDGKYRAELERLVEVAPALIAHVSSSAAHAMSAIVSDLMGVAVIRMNGTETVQPTLIELLGEKPWRRAYFLPSEDPNQSDGFQLCIGTHCTVPTIDPEALAEELS